The genomic window TCTTCGATTGCTTTTCGTATGAACGAAATCCGTCGTGATGGCGCACGCTTATTATCAGAAAATGAAGAACATATCATCAATACATTATCACTAGATGGTTTGAATGCTTGGAGTAGTCACTACGATACGATCGTTGCAAGCGTGACTGTCCCATTTGAACAAAACGGTGAAATCGTTGAATTATCCGCTGGTCAAGCATTCAACAAAATGATGAGCGATCCTGACCCAGAAGTACGTAAACAATTATTTACTGCTTGGGAAACTGCTTGGCAAGAAAAAGCACCTTTATTCACCGATACGTTGAATCATTTAGACGGGTTCCGCCTATCTACCTACAAACTACATGGAAAAACTGATTTCTTACAAGAACCACTGGAATATAACCGTTTGAAAAAAGAAACATTAGAGATCATGTGGGAAACGATCCAAAAAAATAAGCAGCCGCTTGTTGACTACTTAACAAGAAAAGCAAATCTTTTTGGTAAAGAAAAAATGGAATGGCAAGACCAAGATGCGCCAATCATTCTAGGCGAAATGGAAGAAAAAACTTTTACCTTTGATGAAGCAGCCGCATTTATCATCGATAATTTCAATAAATTCAGTCCTAAAATGGCAGAATTTGCTCAAGCCGCTTTCGATAAAAGTTGGATCGAAGCAGAAGATCGTCCGGGCAAACGCCCTGGTGGTTACTGTACCGAATTGCCTGAAACACAAGAATCTAGAATCTTTATGACTTACAGCAATTCAATCAATGAAGTCGCTACATTAGCCCATGAACTGGGTCACGCTTTCCATAGTAGTACGATGTGGGACCTGCCATCATTGAATCGTGAATATGCAATGAACGTTGCTGAAACAGCAAGTACCTTTGCCGAATTGATCGTTGCTGATGCGACACTGAAAGCAGCAAAAACAAAAGAAGAAAAAATCAATCTACTGGATACAAAACTACAAAATGCTCTGGCAATGTTTATGAATATCCATTCTCGTTTTATTTTTGAAAATCAATTTTACACGGCACGCCAAAAAGGCTTAGTTGCAGAGCAAGAAATCACTGATATGATGCTTGAAGCGCAAAAAGAAGGCTATGCCAATGCGTTGGCTACGTATCATCCTTATTTCTGGGCAGCAAAACTACATTTCTTTATTGACGATGTACCGTTTTACAATTTCCCTTATACATTTGGTTACTTGTTTAGTTTAGGTATCTACGCTTATGCTAACCAAAAAGGGGCAAGTTTTGAACAAGAGTATATCGATTTATTACGCGACACTGCTTCAATGACAACCGAAGACTTGGCTCAAAAACACTTAGGTGTTGACTTGACTAAACCTGATTTTTGGCAAGCAGGAATCGATATGGTCTTAGAAGATATCCAAGAGTTTATGGATTTGACTGAAGAATTCATTTAAGCTGTCTCATAACAAACGCTGCAAAGGATCGAACAAACAGTTTTCATAGCTGTTTGTTCGATCCTTTTTTATAAAAAAAAGAACCAACTCTTGATTGAGTTGGTTCTTGATCAATTACATACTTACAGCAAAGTCAGGTGCATACCATTGAACTGAGCCAATTTTAACACTTTCACCAGGTTGAGGTGCGTGGATGTATTGTCCGCCACCTAAAGAAATTGCTACGTGGTAAGTGCTACCAGCTGATCCCCAGAATAATAGGTCTCCAGCTTTTGCTTGAGAAACTGAGATTCTTGCTCCAGCTGATTCTTGAGGAACAGTCCAACCACCGATGTCACGGCCAGTTACTTGTAGGAACACATAACGTGTAAATCCAGAACAGTCAAATCCACTTGGATCTTTTCCACCCCATACATAAGGAGTTCCAATGTATTTCATCGCTTCAGCTACGATCGCTGCTCCATTAGTAGATGGAGTAGTTGGAGCTGGAGTTGATGGTACTGGTGTTGATGGTTGTGGCGTAGGCGCTGGTGTTGATGGCGCCGGCGTTGACGGTTCAGCAGGTGTTGCTGGTTCTGATGTTTCTGGAACAGATGGTGTAGTGTTAGATTCTTCTGTTGAAGATTCTGGTACACTGCTATCTTCAGTTGTTGAATCTTCTGTTGATGTAGATGATTCAGGAACTGATGATGATTCTGTTGAAGATTCAGCACTTGATGATGACTCTGAAGATACTGATGATGATGATTCAGTTTCAGTAGCCGCTGCTGATTCTTCTGTTGAAGATGCTGTTTGTGATTGAGCTGTTGCAGTTGCAGCTGCTGCCGCAGCTTCAGCTTGTTCACGTGCTTCTCTTTCAGCTTGTTCTTGTGCTGCTTGTTGACGCGCTTGCTCTGCTAAACGAGCTTGTTCACGAATACGTGCTTGCTCTGCTTCAGCTTCAGCTTTTTGGCGGTTCAAGTCTTCTTTTTTATCTTCTGCTGTTGCTTGTTCAGCCGCTAAAGTAGTTTTTAATACATTTAAATCAGCTTGTTTTGATAGTAAATCGCCTTTTTGTGATTCTAACAAAGCTTGGTTTTCCGCTAACTCTTGTTGCTTCGCTTCATTTTCAGCTTTTTTATCTTCAACTGCTTGTTTGTCTTCTTTTTGTTGTTTCACTAAGTCTTGGTTAGCACGTACGATTGATGACATTGCTTGAACGCGTCCGATTGCATCTGAGAATGACTCAGCGTTCAATACTGCATCGATGTAGTTAGAGCTTGTTCCACTCACTTGTGTTTCACGTGCTTGTTCTTGGATCGTAGCTTCGCGTTTTTCGATACGTTCTTGTAGATCTGCAATTTCTTGTGTCAATTGAGAAGACTCTTGACGTAATGTTGCTTGATTAGCTAATAAAGTTTCAGCTTTTGTATTAATGTCAGCGACTTGACCTTCTAATGCCTCGATTTGAGATTGGGCACTTGCTTGTTGGTTTTGTAATTCCGCAATTTTTTGATCTTGTTGTTGTATTTGAGAATCAAAATCTTCCGCCGCGGCTGCGATCGGTGATGCTACGGCAGTCAAGGCCATTGAACTTACCATTACTGCTGATATTAAACTCTTTTTCACTCTTCATTCCTCCGACTGGCTTAATTTAATAAATATCTAAAAATATTTAAGTCTTTCTTAACGATAACAAAATTGTACCATAGCTGTATGTCAATGAGATAATAGTTATGTTACAAAAACATTTCAAAACAACTGATTATAATGACAGAAATGTAAGATTGGTTGGTTATTTTCATAATGGGTTTTCCATAAATTAAATAATGTCCGTTTTAAATTAAATAAAAAAAAAGAAGCTATTCTTCTTTGAATAGCTTCTTCAATGGAAATACGAGTAGGGCAAACAGTATCATATTCAATAATAATGTTGGTCCTAAATATTTAGTGATGAAGTACGTACTGTCGACAGTTGCTAGCTTGAAAACCATTTGGACGAGCAATGTAAATAGCTCGTACCCTGTAATAAAGACGATCAAACTAAAAAACTCAGTAAAGATACTCACGTGGATGACCGATTTCATCCCATACATGATGAATACTAATAAAGGTAAGGCAACTGCGTATATCCCGATCACGCCAATATAGTAAGAATCAAAGATAATACCTAAAACTAAAGTCGTGATCAGTAAATATCTTTTGGAAAAACTCAAACTACAAAATAGTAAAGTCAATATCAAAAGATGCGCACTTGCCATGTAGTCGCCACTCGACCATCTGATCATCATTCGGGTAAAATGCCCATCGATCAACATGAGTAGAAACAATAAGATTGGCAAATAAATAGTCATTTTCTCTTTTTTTAGCATGGACTATTCCTCCACAAGACGTTTGATGATCGTTACCACTGGAAGATCATACATATCCGCATAAGGTTTGACATAGACTTCGCGATCTAGTCCATAACTATCTGGTTTTGTTTTGATCACTGTTCCGATCCGCAGATCCGCTGGCGAATTGCCTCCAAGGCCTGATGTCTGTACTACGTCGCCTTCTTTGATCTCACTGTCACCGGTTAACTGTGTGACAACTAGCGCTTGTAATTTTTCATCATAATTCTTGAGTAGACCGAAAGATTCTCCGTCTGCAGAAGATACCCGTACAGGGAAATGGTTGGAACTTACATTTGATGAAGTCAGCAATTCTACTTTAGAAGAAGTAGCATTGACTTCGATGACACGTCCGACTAAACCTTTTTGTGCCATGACTGCCATATTGACTTCGATTCCATCGTTTGATCCTTTATCGACGACTAATAGATCTTGCCATGAGTCAGGTGAACGAGTGATCACGTTTGCTGTGACTCTTTCGTAGCTCGTCAAGGTTTGACTCAAATCGAGTTCGCTTTTTAGTGCATCGATTTCTTTTTGCATGTTTTGGTTTTTTTGGGCCATCTCATCATAGCTATCGATTTTTCCTTTTAGCCGTTCATTTTCTGAATAAGTGGTAAACAAATGATGGACGGAATCCACACCATTTTGGACCCATTTGACCGGAGCAGAAATCGTCCGATCAACAAAAGAGACACTGTCGTTCACAATAGATTGGAAGAAATTAGGCTTTCCTTCATTCGCTCGCTGGGCAGCAGTCACACTTAGGACCGTTACTACGATAATAACGATAACTAAGGTAATAATGATATTTTTATTAGGATTGAACTTCTTCACAAAGACACCTCGAATTAAATTAGACTCTTAACTGTAATTTTATCATTAAATACGAGGAAACAAAAGGCTCGACCCTTCTTTTAAGCTTTTTTTAGCAATTAATTCAAACTGTCATTTTTTCCCTTTACACCAATTGTTCGTTTCTGATGAACCGATCACTTAATCTTTGCTTTGGATGACTGAAATGATCCCTTTCGAGAAGGAAAAAGATGCTTTGTCTGTGACAAATTCATTGCTTGCATAAGATGTTGGACGAGGTACTTCCTCATTCGATAATTCATATTTACTGTCAGTTAAGGTCAAATGACTCACAGGGGTCAAACAACAATAAGCCAAATACTTCATTTCAGGGATTTTTTTGATCTCGTAAGTTCCTGGCAGATAGTAAGTGATCACGTTTTGTTTGTCTTGTATCTCGATTTGGCGAACAAACGGCTGGAAGCGTGGTTCTAATGCCAACCATAGATTGGCTAATAGATGATCCACTCTGCCACCGGTTGCACCGATCAGCGTCACACTTGCCTTTGGAAAGTGTTCGAATGTCTTTGCCAAACCTAGCTGTGTGTCTGTATCGTCTTTTTCTGCCGGTGCTTGATGTATCTCGACTGCTTCTTCGGATACTCGTTGAAATTCCGAAGAAGACAACGAATCAAAATCACCGATCGCTAAATCCAGAGGGTAGCCTTTTTCAAGCAGATAGAGTGCCCCACGGTCGATCCCCACGTAGCGATCAAATACTCGCTGTGATAAATCTGGCCAATTTTCTGTTGAGCCGCCTGCGACAAGTAATACTTCCATTAACTCAACGCCTTTTTCAATTGATCGATCTGAGTAGCTGGGTCTTCTGCACTATAAACATAAGAGCCTGCAACAAATACATCTGCACCTGCTTCTTGACAGATTTTTGCTGTTTCTGGAACGATTCCGCCATCTACTTCGATTTGGTAGTTCCAATTATTCGCTGTGCGTAATTCTGCTAATTCAGCGATTTTATCCACCGTTTCTGTAATAAAGCTCTGTCCGCCAAAGCCAGGATTGACCGTCATCACTAGCACTTGGTCGACTAAAGGCAAGACATGCTTGATCATTTCGATCGGTGTACCCGGATTGACAACGACACCTGCTTTGACATCCAAGTCTTTGATCATCTGGATCGCACGATGGATATGCACCGTAGATTCCACATGAACAGTGATGATATCTGAACCCGCTTTTGCAAAATCGGCAATATAATTTTCAGGATTGATGATCATCAAATGAACGTCTAGCGGTAATTTTGTGACCGGACGGATTGCTTGTACGACGTTCGCTCCAAATGTGATGTTAGG from Enterococcus sp. DIV1094 includes these protein-coding regions:
- a CDS encoding M3 family oligoendopeptidase, translated to MTYSLNWDLDSIFPGGSASTELNERLAQLDRQIETYYEQISQWTFSSEESDSLVTILALQEKVTNGFSQCNSYINALLSADVKDSAAKILSGKLYALLPRWQAADTILSSKFAEISDNEWANLVAKDPLSSIAFRMNEIRRDGARLLSENEEHIINTLSLDGLNAWSSHYDTIVASVTVPFEQNGEIVELSAGQAFNKMMSDPDPEVRKQLFTAWETAWQEKAPLFTDTLNHLDGFRLSTYKLHGKTDFLQEPLEYNRLKKETLEIMWETIQKNKQPLVDYLTRKANLFGKEKMEWQDQDAPIILGEMEEKTFTFDEAAAFIIDNFNKFSPKMAEFAQAAFDKSWIEAEDRPGKRPGGYCTELPETQESRIFMTYSNSINEVATLAHELGHAFHSSTMWDLPSLNREYAMNVAETASTFAELIVADATLKAAKTKEEKINLLDTKLQNALAMFMNIHSRFIFENQFYTARQKGLVAEQEITDMMLEAQKEGYANALATYHPYFWAAKLHFFIDDVPFYNFPYTFGYLFSLGIYAYANQKGASFEQEYIDLLRDTASMTTEDLAQKHLGVDLTKPDFWQAGIDMVLEDIQEFMDLTEEFI
- a CDS encoding PcsB-like coiled-coil domain-containing protein, which codes for MKKSLISAVMVSSMALTAVASPIAAAAEDFDSQIQQQDQKIAELQNQQASAQSQIEALEGQVADINTKAETLLANQATLRQESSQLTQEIADLQERIEKREATIQEQARETQVSGTSSNYIDAVLNAESFSDAIGRVQAMSSIVRANQDLVKQQKEDKQAVEDKKAENEAKQQELAENQALLESQKGDLLSKQADLNVLKTTLAAEQATAEDKKEDLNRQKAEAEAEQARIREQARLAEQARQQAAQEQAEREAREQAEAAAAAATATAQSQTASSTEESAAATETESSSSVSSESSSSAESSTESSSVPESSTSTEDSTTEDSSVPESSTEESNTTPSVPETSEPATPAEPSTPAPSTPAPTPQPSTPVPSTPAPTTPSTNGAAIVAEAMKYIGTPYVWGGKDPSGFDCSGFTRYVFLQVTGRDIGGWTVPQESAGARISVSQAKAGDLLFWGSAGSTYHVAISLGGGQYIHAPQPGESVKIGSVQWYAPDFAVSM
- the mreD gene encoding rod shape-determining protein MreD; amino-acid sequence: MLKKEKMTIYLPILLFLLMLIDGHFTRMMIRWSSGDYMASAHLLILTLLFCSLSFSKRYLLITTLVLGIIFDSYYIGVIGIYAVALPLLVFIMYGMKSVIHVSIFTEFFSLIVFITGYELFTLLVQMVFKLATVDSTYFITKYLGPTLLLNMILFALLVFPLKKLFKEE
- the mreC gene encoding rod shape-determining protein MreC, whose amino-acid sequence is MKKFNPNKNIIITLVIVIIVVTVLSVTAAQRANEGKPNFFQSIVNDSVSFVDRTISAPVKWVQNGVDSVHHLFTTYSENERLKGKIDSYDEMAQKNQNMQKEIDALKSELDLSQTLTSYERVTANVITRSPDSWQDLLVVDKGSNDGIEVNMAVMAQKGLVGRVIEVNATSSKVELLTSSNVSSNHFPVRVSSADGESFGLLKNYDEKLQALVVTQLTGDSEIKEGDVVQTSGLGGNSPADLRIGTVIKTKPDSYGLDREVYVKPYADMYDLPVVTIIKRLVEE
- a CDS encoding thiamine diphosphokinase; the encoded protein is MEVLLVAGGSTENWPDLSQRVFDRYVGIDRGALYLLEKGYPLDLAIGDFDSLSSSEFQRVSEEAVEIHQAPAEKDDTDTQLGLAKTFEHFPKASVTLIGATGGRVDHLLANLWLALEPRFQPFVRQIEIQDKQNVITYYLPGTYEIKKIPEMKYLAYCCLTPVSHLTLTDSKYELSNEEVPRPTSYASNEFVTDKASFSFSKGIISVIQSKD
- the rpe gene encoding ribulose-phosphate 3-epimerase; its protein translation is MKIAPSILSADFANLQTDIERVEKGGADYIHVDVMDGQFVPNITFGANVVQAIRPVTKLPLDVHLMIINPENYIADFAKAGSDIITVHVESTVHIHRAIQMIKDLDVKAGVVVNPGTPIEMIKHVLPLVDQVLVMTVNPGFGGQSFITETVDKIAELAELRTANNWNYQIEVDGGIVPETAKICQEAGADVFVAGSYVYSAEDPATQIDQLKKALS